From Pongo pygmaeus isolate AG05252 chromosome 22, NHGRI_mPonPyg2-v2.0_pri, whole genome shotgun sequence, one genomic window encodes:
- the SPATC1L gene encoding speriolin-like protein isoform X2, with protein sequence MVRPKKVCFSESSLPTGDRTRRSYYLNEIQSFAGAEKDARVVGEIAFQLDRRILAYVFPGVTRLYGFTVANIPEKIKQTSIKSLDGSVDEKKLRELTQRYLALSARLEKLGYSRDVHPAFSEFLINTYGILKQRPDLRANPLHSSPAALRKLVIDVVPPKFLGDSLLLLNCLCELSKEDSKPLFAW encoded by the exons ATGGTCCGGCCTAAGAAGGTGTGTTTCTCGGAGAGCAGCCTGCCCACCGGGGACAGGACCAGGAGGAGCTACTACCTCAACG AGATCCAGAGCTTCGCGGGCGCCGAGAAGGACGCGCGCGTGGTGGGCGAGATCGCCTTCCAGCTGGACCGCCGCATCCTGGCCTACGTGTTCCCGGGCGTGACGCGGCTCTACGGCTTCACGGTGGCCAATATCCCCGAGAAGATCAAGCAG ACCTCCATCAAGTCCCTGGACGGCTCCGTGGACGAGAAGAAGCTGCGCGAGCTGACGCAGCGCTACCTGGCCCTGAGCGCGCGCCTAGAGAAGCTGGGCTACAGCCGCGACGTGCACCCGGCGTTCAGCGAGTTCCTCATCAACACCTACGGAATCCTGAAGCAGCGGCCCGACCTGCGCGCCAACCCCCTGCACAGCAGCCCGGCCGCGCTGCGCAAGCTGGTCATCGACGTGGTGCCCCCCAAGTTCCTGGGCGACTCGCTGCTGCTGCTCAACTGCCTGTGCGAGCTCTCCAAGGAGGACAGCAAGCCGCTCTTCGCCTGGTGA
- the SPATC1L gene encoding speriolin-like protein isoform X1 — translation MAEGGELMSRLLSENADLKKQVRLLKENQMLRRLLSQSCQEGGGHDLLPPRAAAYPEAGSPGSGVPDFGRFTSVADTPSQLQTSSLEDLLCSHAPLSSEDDTSPGCAAPSQAPFKAFLSPPELHSHRGTDRKLSPLLSPLQDSLVDKTLLEPREMVRPKKVCFSESSLPTGDRTRRSYYLNEIQSFAGAEKDARVVGEIAFQLDRRILAYVFPGVTRLYGFTVANIPEKIKQTSIKSLDGSVDEKKLRELTQRYLALSARLEKLGYSRDVHPAFSEFLINTYGILKQRPDLRANPLHSSPAALRKLVIDVVPPKFLGDSLLLLNCLCELSKEDSKPLFAW, via the exons ATGGCTGAGGGCGGCGAGCTGATGAGCCGGCTCCTGAGCGAGAACGCGGACCTGAAGAAGCAGGTGCGCCTCCTGAAGGAGAATCAGATGCTGCGGCGGCTGCTTAGCCAGAGCTGCCAGGAGGGCGGTGGCCACGACCTGCTCCCACCCAGGGCGGCCGCCTACCCTGAGGCCGGCTCCCCCGGGAGCGGAG TTCCAGATTTCGGAAGGTTCACGAGTGTTGCCGACACGCCCTCCCAGCTGCAGACATCCTCCCTGGAGGACCTGCTGTGCTCACATGCCCCCCTGTCCAGTGAGGACGACACCTCGCCGGGCTGTGCAGCCCCCTCCCAGGCACCCTTCAAGGCCTTCCTCAGTCCCCCGGAGCTGCACAGCCACCGAGGCACCGACAGGAAGCTGTCCCCGCTCCTGAGCCCCTTGCAAGACTCACTGGTGGACAAGACCCTGCTGGAGCCCAGGGAGATGGTCCGGCCTAAGAAGGTGTGTTTCTCGGAGAGCAGCCTGCCCACCGGGGACAGGACCAGGAGGAGCTACTACCTCAACG AGATCCAGAGCTTCGCGGGCGCCGAGAAGGACGCGCGCGTGGTGGGCGAGATCGCCTTCCAGCTGGACCGCCGCATCCTGGCCTACGTGTTCCCGGGCGTGACGCGGCTCTACGGCTTCACGGTGGCCAATATCCCCGAGAAGATCAAGCAG ACCTCCATCAAGTCCCTGGACGGCTCCGTGGACGAGAAGAAGCTGCGCGAGCTGACGCAGCGCTACCTGGCCCTGAGCGCGCGCCTAGAGAAGCTGGGCTACAGCCGCGACGTGCACCCGGCGTTCAGCGAGTTCCTCATCAACACCTACGGAATCCTGAAGCAGCGGCCCGACCTGCGCGCCAACCCCCTGCACAGCAGCCCGGCCGCGCTGCGCAAGCTGGTCATCGACGTGGTGCCCCCCAAGTTCCTGGGCGACTCGCTGCTGCTGCTCAACTGCCTGTGCGAGCTCTCCAAGGAGGACAGCAAGCCGCTCTTCGCCTGGTGA